In 'Nostoc azollae' 0708, the following are encoded in one genomic region:
- a CDS encoding DUF2358 domain-containing protein yields the protein MDIVEILKADYQRFPVNQTYSIYAPEVYFQDAVFKFRGLELYKWMIKFIQTFFLNLKMDLHNIEQQEDTIKSDWTLSWNSPLPWKPRISISGWSELRLNSEGLIISHIDYWHSSRLNLLKQHLFSANKG from the coding sequence ATGGATATTGTTGAAATTCTCAAAGCCGACTATCAAAGATTTCCCGTGAATCAAACCTACAGCATTTATGCACCAGAGGTTTATTTTCAAGATGCTGTTTTTAAATTTCGTGGTTTGGAACTTTATAAATGGATGATTAAATTTATCCAGACTTTCTTCTTAAATCTGAAAATGGATTTGCATAACATTGAACAACAAGAAGACACAATTAAAAGCGACTGGACACTTAGCTGGAACTCCCCCCTCCCCTGGAAACCACGTATATCTATTTCTGGTTGGAGTGAACTACGTCTCAACTCTGAAGGTTTAATTATTTCCCATATTGATTATTGGCATTCTTCCCGATTAAATTTGCTGAAGCAACACCTATTTTCCGCAAACAAAGGATAA
- a CDS encoding glycosyltransferase, with product MIIHNNSTDKTAVVVKEQIPNWSEVYPLKYCFENEQGLAFARRCASREAKSDLIGFLDDDNLPYPNWVVEAYKFGQTHVKPGDYGGQIHGKFEVEPPPEFERIARFFALSRRE from the coding sequence TTGATTATTCACAATAATAGCACTGATAAAACTGCTGTAGTAGTAAAAGAGCAAATACCTAATTGGAGTGAAGTTTATCCACTCAAATATTGCTTTGAAAATGAACAGGGACTGGCCTTTGCACGCAGATGTGCGAGCCGCGAAGCAAAAAGTGATTTAATCGGATTTCTGGATGATGATAATTTACCCTATCCTAACTGGGTAGTAGAGGCTTATAAATTTGGCCAAACCCATGTAAAACCTGGTGATTATGGGGGACAAATTCATGGCAAATTTGAAGTCGAACCACCTCCAGAATTTGAAAGAATTGCTCGCTTTTTTGCACTTAGTCGAAGGGAATAA